A stretch of Aeromicrobium tamlense DNA encodes these proteins:
- the rbfA gene encoding 30S ribosome-binding factor RbfA has protein sequence MASPRQAKKSDRIKEIVATMLERRVKDPRLGFVTITDVRLTGDGQHASIFYTVMGDETARAETAAALVSATGLIRSEVGKQLGARHTPSLEFFLDSVPETAREIEDLLAKARESDARVAEQAQGATYAGDADPYKQGEDEDESTEQ, from the coding sequence ATGGCGAGTCCTCGTCAGGCCAAGAAGTCCGATCGGATCAAGGAGATCGTGGCGACGATGCTCGAGCGGCGGGTCAAGGACCCGCGGCTCGGCTTCGTCACCATCACCGACGTGCGGCTGACCGGCGACGGTCAGCACGCCTCGATCTTCTACACCGTGATGGGCGACGAGACCGCTCGTGCGGAGACGGCCGCGGCGCTGGTCAGCGCCACCGGCCTGATCCGCTCCGAGGTCGGCAAGCAGCTCGGCGCGCGGCACACGCCGTCGCTGGAGTTCTTCCTGGACTCCGTTCCCGAGACGGCCCGCGAGATCGAGGACCTGCTGGCGAAGGCCCGCGAGTCCGACGCGCGGGTCGCAGAGCAGGCACAGGGCGCCACGTACGCCGGCGACGCCGACCCGTACAAGCAAGGCGAGGACGAGGACGAGTCCACTGAGCAGTGA
- the infB gene encoding translation initiation factor IF-2 has protein sequence MAVRVHELARELGVESKVVLSTLKEMGEYVKSASSTVEAPVVRRLKEEHGDRLREQGSKKAAKKAAPAKKPEAQKAPESTTPESTPAEVAASPAAPAAPAAPKPGPAPAPKPAAPAPAAKPTPAPQQPSAPEAPAAAAAEAPAPAPSRTPGPRPGPAPRPGQAGGLPTSGGPRPGPRTPAARPGNNPFSSKQGMQQERAPRPPAAREGGGAPARPGMPRPNPAMMPKQSAVGPARPGARPGPGGRAGGPGRPGGGGRPGGGGGGARPGGFSGPPGGGRPGGPGRNQRGGTQGAFGRAGGPVRRGRKSKRAKRQEFDQMQAPSIGGVRVRKGDGQVVRLARGASLTDFADKVGVDAASLVQVLFHMGEMVTATQSVNDETLQLLGEELNYDVQVVSPEDEDRELLESFSLEFGEDAGDESDLAARPPVVTVMGHVDHGKTKLLDALRKANVAAKEAGGITQSIGAYQVTTEVDGAERAITFIDTPGHEAFTAMRARGAQATDIAILVVAADDGVMPQTVEALNHAKAAGVPIVVAVNKIDKPGADPSKVRGQLTEYGLVPEEYGGDTMFVDVSAKAEQGLDTLLESIVLTADAELDLRANPAQKAEGLAIEAHLDRGRGPVATVLVQRGTLRVGDSLVAGPAFGRVRAMLDEFGDNIEEATPSRPALVLGLTAVPGAGDNFMVVEDDRIARQIAEKREARERNALLAKRSGRRTLEDFMSSMEKGETDELLLILKGDGAGSVEALEDSLAGIEIGDEVALRVIDRGVGAITETDVNLAAASNAVIIGYNVRPQGKATELADREGVEIKYYSVIYQAIEEIESALKGMLKPIYEEQQLGTAEIRDIFRSSKVKGGNIAGCMVTSGSIRRNAKVRIVRDGSVVADNLDVLSLRREKDDASEVREGFECGVVVSYSDIKLGDVIEAFELVEKKRD, from the coding sequence GTGGCCGTAAGAGTCCACGAGCTCGCCCGCGAGCTCGGTGTTGAGAGCAAGGTCGTCCTGTCCACCCTCAAGGAGATGGGCGAGTACGTGAAGTCGGCGTCCTCCACCGTCGAGGCGCCGGTCGTGCGCCGTCTGAAGGAGGAGCACGGCGACCGCCTGCGCGAGCAGGGTTCGAAGAAGGCTGCCAAGAAGGCCGCCCCGGCGAAGAAGCCGGAGGCCCAGAAGGCGCCCGAGAGCACCACCCCCGAGTCCACGCCCGCCGAGGTCGCCGCATCGCCGGCCGCCCCGGCGGCGCCTGCTGCGCCGAAGCCGGGTCCGGCTCCGGCGCCCAAGCCGGCGGCACCCGCCCCGGCCGCGAAGCCCACCCCGGCACCCCAGCAGCCGTCGGCCCCCGAGGCCCCGGCCGCTGCTGCCGCGGAGGCTCCCGCCCCCGCGCCGTCGCGCACCCCCGGTCCCCGTCCGGGACCGGCCCCGCGCCCCGGCCAGGCCGGCGGCCTGCCCACCAGCGGTGGTCCCCGTCCGGGTCCGCGCACGCCGGCGGCCCGTCCGGGCAACAACCCGTTCTCGTCCAAGCAGGGCATGCAGCAGGAGCGGGCGCCGCGTCCGCCTGCGGCCCGTGAGGGCGGCGGCGCCCCGGCTCGTCCGGGCATGCCCCGTCCCAACCCGGCGATGATGCCCAAGCAGTCCGCGGTCGGTCCCGCCCGTCCCGGCGCTCGTCCCGGTCCCGGCGGTCGCGCCGGCGGTCCCGGTCGTCCCGGTGGCGGCGGTCGTCCCGGTGGCGGTGGCGGCGGAGCCCGTCCCGGCGGCTTCAGCGGTCCTCCCGGTGGCGGTCGCCCCGGCGGCCCCGGCCGCAACCAGCGCGGCGGCACCCAGGGTGCCTTCGGTCGCGCCGGTGGCCCGGTCCGTCGTGGACGCAAGAGCAAGCGCGCGAAGCGTCAAGAGTTCGACCAGATGCAGGCGCCGTCGATCGGCGGCGTGCGCGTCCGCAAGGGCGACGGGCAGGTCGTGCGCCTGGCCCGTGGCGCCTCGCTGACGGACTTCGCCGACAAGGTCGGCGTCGACGCGGCATCGCTCGTCCAGGTGCTGTTCCACATGGGCGAGATGGTCACCGCGACGCAGTCGGTCAACGACGAGACGCTGCAGCTGCTCGGCGAGGAGCTGAACTACGACGTCCAGGTCGTCTCGCCCGAGGACGAGGACCGCGAGCTGCTCGAGTCCTTCTCGCTGGAGTTCGGCGAGGACGCCGGCGACGAGAGCGATCTGGCGGCCCGTCCGCCGGTCGTCACCGTCATGGGTCACGTCGACCACGGCAAGACGAAGCTGCTCGACGCGCTGCGCAAGGCCAACGTCGCGGCCAAGGAGGCCGGCGGCATCACGCAGTCGATCGGTGCCTACCAGGTCACGACCGAGGTCGACGGCGCCGAGCGTGCGATCACGTTCATCGACACCCCGGGCCACGAGGCGTTCACCGCCATGCGTGCCCGTGGTGCCCAGGCCACCGACATCGCGATCCTCGTGGTCGCGGCTGACGACGGCGTCATGCCGCAGACGGTCGAGGCGCTCAACCACGCCAAGGCCGCCGGTGTGCCGATCGTCGTCGCGGTCAACAAGATCGACAAGCCGGGTGCGGACCCGTCCAAGGTCCGTGGCCAGCTGACCGAGTACGGCCTGGTGCCCGAGGAGTACGGCGGCGACACGATGTTCGTCGACGTCTCGGCCAAGGCCGAGCAGGGCCTCGACACCCTGCTCGAGTCGATCGTGCTGACCGCCGACGCCGAGCTCGACCTGCGCGCCAACCCGGCGCAGAAGGCCGAGGGCCTGGCGATCGAGGCGCACCTCGACCGTGGTCGTGGCCCCGTGGCCACCGTCCTCGTCCAGCGCGGCACCCTGCGTGTCGGCGACTCGCTCGTGGCGGGTCCGGCCTTCGGCCGCGTCCGCGCCATGCTCGACGAGTTCGGCGACAACATCGAGGAGGCGACCCCGTCGCGTCCGGCGCTCGTGCTCGGCCTCACGGCCGTGCCCGGCGCGGGTGACAACTTCATGGTGGTCGAGGACGACCGCATCGCCCGTCAGATCGCCGAGAAGCGTGAGGCGCGCGAGCGCAACGCGCTGCTGGCCAAGCGCTCGGGTCGCCGCACCCTCGAGGACTTCATGTCCTCGATGGAGAAGGGCGAGACGGACGAGCTCCTGCTCATCCTCAAGGGCGACGGCGCCGGCTCGGTGGAGGCCCTCGAGGACTCGCTGGCCGGCATCGAGATCGGCGACGAGGTCGCACTGCGGGTCATCGACCGCGGTGTCGGCGCGATCACCGAGACCGACGTCAACCTGGCGGCGGCGTCCAACGCGGTCATCATCGGCTACAACGTCCGGCCCCAGGGCAAGGCGACCGAGCTGGCCGACCGCGAGGGTGTCGAGATCAAGTACTACTCGGTCATCTACCAGGCCATCGAGGAGATCGAGAGCGCGCTCAAGGGCATGCTCAAGCCGATCTACGAGGAGCAGCAGCTCGGCACCGCCGAGATCCGCGACATCTTCCGGTCCTCGAAGGTCAAGGGCGGCAACATCGCCGGCTGCATGGTCACCAGTGGCTCGATCCGACGCAACGCCAAGGTGCGCATCGTCCGCGACGGCTCCGTCGTGGCCGACAACCTCGACGTGTTGTCGCTGCGCCGTGAGAAGGACGACGCGTCCGAGGTCCGCGAGGGCTTCGAGTGCGGTGTCGTGGTCTCGTACTCCGACATCAAGCTCGGCGACGTGATCGAGGCCTTCGAGCTGGTCGAGAAGAAGCGGGACTGA
- the rimP gene encoding ribosome maturation factor RimP: protein MTTPTPEGISSLLEPVTTSLGLDLDEVELLGKGERRRLLVAVDRDGGVDIDTIAAATRAISAALDDSDVMGESPYTLEVASRGVDRPLVEARHWRRNAGRVVAVELIDGERFEARVGESDATGVDLAVKGDTTRFPYDEIVKAVVQIELNRKDV from the coding sequence ATGACCACCCCCACCCCGGAAGGGATCTCGAGTCTCCTCGAACCCGTCACCACCTCCCTCGGCCTGGACCTCGACGAGGTCGAGCTGCTGGGCAAGGGCGAGCGCCGCCGCCTCCTGGTCGCCGTCGACCGCGACGGCGGCGTCGACATCGACACCATCGCCGCGGCCACGCGCGCCATCTCCGCTGCGCTCGACGACTCGGACGTCATGGGCGAGAGCCCGTACACGCTCGAGGTCGCGTCGCGTGGCGTCGACCGGCCCCTCGTCGAGGCCCGCCACTGGCGTCGCAACGCCGGTCGTGTCGTGGCCGTCGAGCTGATCGACGGCGAGCGCTTCGAGGCCCGCGTGGGCGAGAGCGATGCCACGGGCGTCGACCTGGCCGTCAAGGGCGACACCACCCGCTTCCCGTACGACGAGATCGTCAAGGCCGTCGTGCAGATCGAGCTGAACCGGAAGGACGTCTGA
- a CDS encoding YlxR family protein yields MVIRTCVGCRQRAEKSTLVRVVAGRSATGVTVEPDPDGTRPGRGAHLHPAERCLQLALDRRAFVRALRLEGSPDTEALTDWVRNEAQRRA; encoded by the coding sequence ATGGTGATTCGTACGTGCGTCGGCTGCCGGCAGCGTGCGGAGAAGTCCACTCTGGTGAGAGTCGTCGCCGGACGGAGTGCCACGGGAGTCACCGTGGAGCCCGACCCAGACGGCACTCGACCGGGCCGCGGAGCGCATCTGCACCCCGCGGAACGGTGCCTGCAGCTCGCCCTCGACCGGCGGGCGTTCGTCAGGGCCCTTCGACTCGAAGGATCCCCGGACACCGAAGCCCTGACCGACTGGGTGCGGAACGAGGCCCAGCGCAGAGCCTGA
- a CDS encoding DoxX family protein, which yields MSRRTDLALVAVPFAVSGVIHLVRPQVFERIVPRFLPRHREIVLASGVAELVCAAAVIAPPTRRVGAIASAGLLAAVFPANVQMAVDVVGSRRTSPAFKAGVLARLPLQWPLIRAALHLARSS from the coding sequence ATGTCCCGTCGCACCGATCTGGCGCTCGTCGCCGTCCCGTTCGCCGTCTCCGGCGTCATCCACCTCGTCCGTCCGCAGGTCTTCGAGCGGATCGTGCCGCGCTTCCTGCCGCGCCACCGCGAGATCGTCCTCGCATCGGGCGTCGCCGAGCTGGTCTGCGCGGCCGCGGTGATCGCACCGCCCACGCGCCGCGTCGGCGCCATCGCGTCAGCCGGCCTGCTGGCGGCGGTGTTCCCGGCGAACGTACAGATGGCGGTCGACGTCGTCGGCAGCCGCCGGACGTCCCCGGCGTTCAAGGCCGGAGTCCTGGCGCGCCTGCCGCTGCAGTGGCCGCTGATCCGCGCCGCGCTCCACCTCGCGCGCTCCTCCTGA
- the nusA gene encoding transcription termination factor NusA: protein MDIDMSALRMLEREKGISFDLVVDAIETALLSAYHKTSGAQQHARVELDRKSGHVTVWARERLETPPSEDGETPPATFTEEFDDTPEDFGRFAASVARQLIMQRIRDVEDERKFGEFSGKVGDIVSGVIQQGRSPGDVYIDLGSIEAVLPLNERVPEERYAHGERIKAYVYEVERGLRGPRVKVSRTHPNLVKLLFALESPEIADGSVEIAAIAREAGHRTKIAVRATAAGVNPKGACIGPMGQRVRAVMTELHGEKIDIVDFSENPAEFIAYALSPAQVKGVTIVDEATRSARVVVPDFQLSLAIGKEGQNARLAAKLTGWRIDIRPDTAPTPGGDSASPR, encoded by the coding sequence ATGGACATCGACATGTCCGCGCTGCGGATGCTGGAGCGCGAGAAGGGCATCAGCTTCGACCTCGTCGTCGACGCGATCGAGACCGCCCTGCTCTCGGCGTACCACAAGACCTCGGGCGCCCAGCAGCACGCGCGCGTCGAGCTGGACCGCAAGAGCGGCCACGTCACGGTGTGGGCGCGCGAGCGTCTGGAGACCCCGCCGTCCGAGGACGGCGAGACGCCCCCCGCCACGTTCACCGAGGAGTTCGACGACACCCCCGAGGACTTCGGCCGCTTCGCCGCCTCCGTCGCGCGCCAGCTGATCATGCAGCGCATCCGCGACGTCGAGGACGAGCGCAAGTTCGGCGAGTTCTCCGGCAAGGTCGGCGACATCGTCTCCGGCGTGATCCAGCAGGGTCGCTCGCCGGGCGACGTCTACATCGACCTCGGCTCGATCGAGGCCGTGCTGCCACTGAACGAGCGGGTACCCGAGGAGCGCTACGCCCACGGCGAGCGCATCAAGGCCTACGTCTACGAGGTCGAGCGCGGCCTGCGCGGTCCTCGCGTCAAGGTCTCGCGCACCCACCCGAACCTGGTGAAGCTGCTGTTCGCGCTCGAGTCGCCCGAGATCGCCGACGGCTCGGTCGAGATCGCGGCCATCGCGCGCGAGGCCGGTCACCGCACGAAGATCGCGGTGCGCGCCACCGCCGCCGGCGTGAACCCCAAGGGCGCCTGCATCGGCCCGATGGGCCAGCGCGTCCGCGCCGTGATGACCGAGCTGCACGGCGAGAAGATCGACATCGTCGACTTCAGCGAGAACCCCGCCGAGTTCATCGCCTACGCGCTGTCGCCCGCGCAGGTGAAGGGCGTCACGATCGTCGACGAGGCCACGCGCTCCGCGCGCGTGGTCGTGCCCGACTTCCAGCTCTCGCTGGCGATCGGCAAGGAGGGCCAGAACGCCCGTCTCGCAGCGAAGCTGACGGGTTGGCGCATCGACATCCGACCCGACACGGCACCCACGCCGGGTGGCGATTCGGCGTCGCCTCGGTAG
- a CDS encoding proline--tRNA ligase, which produces MRMSQLFLRTLRDDPADAEVPSHKLLVRAGYVRRVAPGIYSWLPLGLRVLAKVEAIVREEMASIGGQEVRFPALLPRDPYEATDRWTEYGDNLFRLKDRRGNDMLLGPTHEEMFTLLVKDTFSSYKDLPAILFQVQTKYRDEARPRAGILRGREFIMKDSYSFDVSDEGLEAAYQAHRAAYIRIFDRLGFDYVIVQADSGAMGGSASEEFLVVSETGEDTFVRSPGGYAANVEAVTTVVPDAIAFEGLPAAHVEDTPDTPTIETLVAHANEKHPRQDRPWTAADTLKNVLVMLRHPDGSTEPLAIGLPGDREVDAKRLETQVAPAEVEPFDEAAFAQHPGLVKGYIGPAALGAESTTGIRYLTDPRVVDGTSWITGANEQGRHVFDLVAGRDFASDGTIEAAEVRAGDPAPDGSGPLELARGMEMGHIFQLGRKYAERLGLQVLDENGKLVTVTMGSYGVGVSRAVAAVVEGSYDDAGIVWPKEVAPFDVHLVVAGKDPALFEAAEGLVAELETAGFDVLYDDRPKMSPGVKFKDAELIGVPTIVVVGKGLADGVVEVKDRATGERRDVPVGELVTVLADHA; this is translated from the coding sequence ATGCGCATGAGCCAGCTGTTCCTCCGTACCCTGCGCGACGATCCCGCCGATGCCGAGGTCCCGAGCCACAAGCTGCTCGTCCGCGCCGGCTACGTGCGTCGCGTCGCGCCCGGCATCTACTCGTGGCTGCCGCTGGGCCTGCGGGTGCTGGCGAAGGTCGAGGCGATCGTCCGTGAGGAGATGGCCTCCATCGGTGGCCAGGAGGTGCGCTTCCCGGCGCTGCTGCCGCGCGATCCCTACGAGGCCACCGACCGCTGGACCGAGTACGGCGACAACCTCTTCCGGCTCAAGGACCGTCGCGGCAACGACATGCTGCTCGGCCCCACGCACGAGGAGATGTTCACGCTGCTGGTGAAGGACACGTTCTCGTCCTACAAGGACCTGCCCGCGATCCTCTTCCAGGTCCAGACGAAGTACCGCGACGAGGCGCGTCCCCGCGCGGGCATCCTGCGCGGCCGCGAGTTCATCATGAAGGACTCGTACTCCTTCGACGTGAGCGACGAGGGCCTCGAGGCGGCCTACCAGGCGCACCGCGCCGCCTACATCCGCATCTTCGACCGCCTCGGCTTCGACTACGTCATCGTCCAGGCCGACTCCGGCGCCATGGGCGGCTCGGCGAGCGAGGAGTTCCTCGTGGTCTCCGAGACCGGTGAGGACACGTTCGTGCGCTCGCCCGGTGGCTATGCGGCCAACGTGGAGGCCGTCACGACGGTCGTGCCCGACGCGATCGCGTTCGAGGGCCTGCCCGCGGCGCACGTCGAGGACACGCCCGACACCCCGACGATCGAGACGCTGGTCGCCCACGCCAACGAGAAGCACCCGCGCCAGGACCGCCCGTGGACCGCGGCCGACACGCTCAAGAACGTCCTCGTCATGCTGCGCCACCCCGACGGCTCCACCGAGCCGCTCGCGATCGGCCTCCCCGGCGACCGCGAGGTCGACGCGAAGCGCCTCGAGACGCAGGTGGCGCCCGCCGAGGTCGAGCCGTTCGACGAGGCCGCGTTCGCGCAGCACCCGGGGCTCGTGAAGGGCTACATCGGTCCCGCGGCGCTGGGCGCCGAGAGCACCACGGGCATCCGTTACCTGACGGACCCCCGCGTCGTCGACGGCACCAGCTGGATCACCGGCGCCAACGAGCAGGGCCGGCACGTGTTCGACCTCGTCGCGGGCCGTGACTTCGCGTCCGACGGCACGATCGAGGCCGCCGAGGTGCGCGCCGGCGATCCCGCACCCGACGGCTCGGGTCCGCTCGAGCTGGCGCGCGGCATGGAGATGGGCCACATCTTCCAGCTCGGCCGCAAGTACGCCGAGCGGCTCGGCCTGCAGGTGCTCGACGAGAACGGCAAGCTCGTCACGGTCACGATGGGCTCGTACGGCGTCGGCGTCTCGCGCGCCGTGGCGGCGGTCGTCGAGGGCTCGTACGACGACGCCGGCATCGTGTGGCCGAAGGAGGTCGCGCCCTTCGACGTCCACCTCGTGGTGGCCGGCAAGGATCCCGCCCTGTTCGAGGCCGCCGAGGGCCTCGTCGCCGAGCTCGAGACGGCCGGCTTCGACGTCCTCTACGACGACCGCCCGAAGATGTCGCCCGGCGTGAAGTTCAAGGACGCCGAGCTGATCGGCGTCCCGACGATCGTCGTCGTGGGCAAGGGCCTGGCCGACGGCGTCGTCGAGGTGAAGGACCGCGCCACCGGCGAGCGTCGCGACGTGCCCGTCGGCGAGCTCGTCACGGTGCTCGCCGACCACGCCTGA
- a CDS encoding phospholipase D-like domain-containing protein, which yields MSLRSSHPRGWLRRFLLGALLVQVGAVVSLMTATSVRKRLRGKGTEPLPRIEADHFTIGGGNEVQVYVSGEALYDDMLAAIAGARKRILLESYIIKADAMGRRFRAALREAAGRGVEVCVVYDGFANLVVPPSFFRFGHGVRMMRYPILPHRLAFFSPRAWGRNHRKILVVDDTIGFVGGYNIGSLYADEWRDTHVAVTGPAVWDLENAFIDFWNDVRPHESMTALSESTWDPHVRAHRNVPRQLIYPIRGMYLEAIDRATETIEITQAYFIPDQNILQALIDASRRGVQVRILVPKVSNHVVADFVARGYFGPLLDAGVEILRYSDHMVHAKTMTVDGEWSTIGTANIDRLSLTGNYEINLEILDEGLAKGMRRIFERDAESAQVLDAETWRERPTIARLYERLMRPWRPLV from the coding sequence ATGTCGCTCCGGTCGTCCCACCCCCGCGGTTGGCTCCGCCGGTTCCTCCTCGGCGCCCTCCTCGTGCAGGTCGGCGCCGTCGTCTCGCTGATGACGGCGACGTCGGTGCGCAAGCGTTTGCGCGGCAAGGGCACCGAGCCGCTGCCGCGCATCGAGGCCGACCACTTCACCATCGGCGGCGGCAACGAGGTCCAGGTCTACGTCTCCGGCGAGGCCCTCTACGACGACATGCTGGCGGCGATCGCCGGCGCCCGGAAGCGGATCCTGCTGGAGTCCTACATCATCAAGGCCGACGCGATGGGGCGCCGCTTCCGTGCGGCGCTGCGCGAGGCGGCCGGCCGCGGCGTCGAGGTCTGCGTGGTCTACGACGGCTTCGCGAACCTCGTGGTCCCGCCGAGCTTCTTCCGCTTCGGCCACGGCGTGCGGATGATGCGCTACCCGATCCTGCCGCACCGGCTGGCGTTCTTCAGCCCGCGCGCGTGGGGCCGCAACCACCGCAAGATCCTCGTCGTCGACGACACGATCGGCTTCGTCGGCGGGTACAACATCGGCAGCCTCTACGCCGACGAGTGGCGCGACACGCACGTGGCGGTCACCGGTCCCGCGGTGTGGGACCTGGAGAACGCGTTCATCGACTTCTGGAACGACGTCCGGCCGCACGAGAGCATGACGGCGCTGTCGGAGTCCACGTGGGACCCGCACGTGCGCGCGCACCGCAACGTGCCGCGGCAGCTGATCTACCCGATCCGCGGGATGTACCTCGAGGCGATCGACCGGGCGACCGAGACGATCGAGATCACGCAGGCGTACTTCATCCCCGACCAGAACATCCTGCAGGCGCTCATCGACGCCAGCCGTCGCGGCGTGCAGGTGCGCATCCTCGTGCCGAAGGTCTCGAACCACGTGGTCGCCGACTTCGTCGCCCGTGGCTACTTCGGCCCGCTGCTCGACGCCGGCGTGGAGATCCTGCGCTACAGCGACCACATGGTGCACGCGAAGACGATGACGGTCGACGGCGAGTGGTCCACGATCGGCACCGCCAACATCGACCGGCTCAGCCTCACGGGCAACTACGAGATCAACCTCGAGATCCTCGACGAGGGCCTGGCGAAGGGGATGCGCCGCATCTTCGAGCGCGACGCCGAGAGCGCGCAGGTCCTCGACGCCGAGACGTGGCGCGAGCGCCCCACGATCGCCCGCCTCTACGAGCGCCTCATGCGCCCCTGGCGGCCGCTCGTCTGA
- a CDS encoding GNAT family N-acetyltransferase, with protein sequence MTEVCDPPAATSSYVRPLGRADLELIHEVLDREPLVDMFVRHRVDSTRLDRRWFGAELWGYFEDGQAVSLLHVGANVVPAQATPAAIEAFSERLLTHGHKPSSLVGTAATVLPLWDRVKDEWGPARSPRPSQPFMVLKHDSDVPLDPRVRPVRIDQVDTLYPACVAMFTEEVGVHPESVGSPSGYRARVTQLVSMGWSYAIIEDDTVLFKTEVGASTDTGCQLQGVWVHPELRGTGVAAPALASVIRQVRRAVAPAVTLYVNEHNTPARRTYERVGFRQVETFASILL encoded by the coding sequence ATGACCGAGGTGTGCGACCCGCCTGCCGCGACGTCCTCCTACGTGAGGCCGCTCGGTCGCGCCGACCTCGAGCTCATCCACGAGGTGCTCGACCGCGAGCCGCTCGTCGACATGTTCGTCCGCCACCGCGTGGACTCCACGCGCCTCGACCGCCGCTGGTTCGGCGCCGAGCTGTGGGGCTACTTCGAGGACGGCCAGGCGGTCTCGCTGCTGCACGTGGGCGCCAATGTCGTCCCGGCCCAGGCCACGCCCGCTGCCATCGAGGCCTTCAGCGAGCGACTGCTGACCCACGGCCACAAGCCGAGCTCGCTCGTCGGGACCGCCGCCACGGTGCTGCCGCTGTGGGACCGCGTGAAGGACGAGTGGGGCCCGGCGCGCTCACCGCGCCCGTCGCAGCCGTTCATGGTCCTCAAGCACGACAGCGACGTGCCGCTCGACCCGCGCGTGCGCCCGGTCCGGATCGACCAGGTCGACACGCTCTACCCGGCGTGCGTCGCGATGTTCACCGAGGAGGTCGGGGTCCATCCCGAGTCGGTGGGCTCGCCCAGCGGGTACCGCGCCCGCGTCACGCAGCTGGTGTCGATGGGCTGGTCGTACGCGATCATCGAGGACGACACGGTGCTGTTCAAGACCGAGGTCGGCGCCTCGACCGACACCGGCTGCCAGCTGCAGGGCGTGTGGGTGCACCCCGAGCTGCGCGGCACGGGCGTGGCCGCCCCGGCCCTCGCCTCCGTGATCCGTCAGGTGCGCCGCGCAGTGGCGCCCGCGGTCACCCTCTACGTCAACGAGCACAACACCCCCGCCCGCCGCACGTACGAGCGTGTCGGCTTCCGCCAGGTCGAGACGTTCGCCTCGATCCTGCTCTGA
- a CDS encoding DUF4439 domain-containing protein — protein sequence MSTATELRLTQQWLALEHEAIWVLALVGARFPALEEAAQDALPAHETTRDRLADAVTDLGGTPVATQPSYDVTDPRDASAARALVRDVEARIAAACVRLVGPTSDRARDRAVRGLRAAALAQVRWGADPEPFPGLD from the coding sequence GTGAGCACCGCGACCGAGCTGCGCCTGACGCAGCAGTGGCTGGCCCTCGAGCACGAGGCGATCTGGGTGCTCGCCCTCGTCGGGGCGCGGTTCCCCGCGCTCGAGGAGGCCGCGCAGGACGCCCTGCCGGCCCACGAGACCACGCGCGACCGGCTGGCCGACGCCGTCACGGACCTCGGCGGGACGCCCGTGGCGACCCAGCCCTCCTACGACGTCACCGATCCGCGCGACGCGAGCGCCGCTCGAGCGCTGGTGCGCGACGTGGAGGCCCGCATCGCCGCCGCCTGCGTGCGACTCGTCGGCCCCACGAGCGACCGGGCACGCGACCGCGCCGTCCGCGGCCTGCGCGCCGCCGCCCTCGCCCAGGTCCGCTGGGGCGCCGACCCCGAGCCCTTCCCCGGCCTCGACTGA
- the truB gene encoding tRNA pseudouridine(55) synthase TruB encodes MVVDKPIDWTSHDVVGRTRRLAGTRKVGHAGTLDPMATGVLVLGVNRATRLLGHVAGADKEYLATISLGATTVTDDAQGEETSVADASALTIDDVRAAMEPLTGAIEQVPSSVSAIKVDGQRAYARVRSGEQVELKARPVVVSAFELLEFEPGERAVARVRVECSSGTYVRALARDLGAALGVGGHLTSLRRTRVGGFTLDQARTLDQLGEHFEMVGLDDAARAAFTAVELDEDQARDVRYGRALPGLSVPSGKPVAIFAPDGSFLALYEAAGSGARPVAVFV; translated from the coding sequence GTGGTCGTCGACAAGCCGATCGACTGGACGTCGCACGACGTCGTCGGTCGCACCCGCCGGCTCGCCGGCACGCGCAAGGTCGGCCACGCCGGCACCCTCGACCCGATGGCGACGGGCGTCCTGGTGCTCGGCGTCAACCGCGCCACGCGCCTGCTCGGGCACGTGGCGGGTGCCGACAAGGAGTACCTCGCCACGATCTCGCTCGGCGCGACCACCGTCACCGACGACGCGCAGGGTGAGGAGACCTCCGTCGCCGACGCCTCGGCGCTCACGATCGACGACGTCCGCGCGGCCATGGAGCCGCTGACGGGCGCGATCGAGCAGGTGCCGTCGTCGGTCTCGGCGATCAAGGTCGACGGCCAGCGCGCCTACGCGCGCGTGCGGTCGGGCGAACAGGTCGAGCTCAAGGCGCGACCCGTCGTCGTCTCGGCGTTCGAGCTGCTCGAGTTCGAGCCGGGGGAGCGTGCCGTCGCCCGTGTCCGCGTGGAGTGCTCGAGCGGCACCTACGTCCGCGCGCTCGCGCGCGACCTCGGTGCCGCACTCGGCGTGGGCGGTCACCTCACCAGCCTGCGTCGCACCCGCGTCGGCGGCTTCACGCTCGACCAGGCGCGCACCCTCGACCAGCTGGGGGAGCACTTCGAGATGGTCGGCCTCGACGACGCGGCGCGTGCCGCGTTCACGGCGGTCGAGCTCGACGAGGACCAGGCTCGCGACGTGCGGTACGGCCGCGCGCTGCCCGGGCTCTCGGTCCCGTCGGGCAAGCCGGTGGCGATCTTCGCGCCCGACGGCTCCTTCCTCGCGCTGTACGAGGCCGCGGGCTCCGGGGCGCGCCCGGTCGCGGTCTTCGTGTGA